One part of the Candidatus Dependentiae bacterium genome encodes these proteins:
- a CDS encoding AAA family ATPase, translating to MILTVGGIKGGCGKSLISTNLTVMRSLISGRRVLLVDADEQGTSGDWTDHRTGLGVTTPWTTIRLKSSAVRTELLKLSKNYDDIIIDCGGRDTASLRAALTVSDIFLVPFQPKSFDIWTSTKVSALVEEAKCLNEKLISYAFINCGGARGSDNEDAKNILSKIDGLKMLPVVVGMRKAFSNATAEGLGVVEMPGDAKAISEIKALHSAVFGK from the coding sequence ATGATCTTAACTGTTGGAGGTATCAAAGGCGGCTGCGGCAAAAGCCTTATCTCGACAAATCTCACGGTAATGCGATCGTTAATTTCTGGACGAAGAGTTCTCTTGGTCGACGCAGATGAGCAGGGGACCTCTGGAGACTGGACCGACCATAGGACGGGCCTTGGAGTCACAACGCCATGGACAACCATTCGACTTAAATCCAGCGCAGTGAGAACAGAGTTGCTCAAGTTATCAAAAAATTACGACGATATTATCATCGACTGTGGAGGTCGTGACACAGCAAGCCTGAGGGCTGCTTTAACCGTATCAGATATTTTTCTTGTTCCATTCCAACCAAAATCATTCGACATCTGGACTTCAACAAAAGTTTCAGCTCTTGTCGAAGAGGCAAAATGTTTGAATGAAAAATTGATATCATACGCATTTATCAATTGCGGTGGTGCACGAGGTAGTGACAACGAAGATGCAAAGAACATTCTTTCAAAAATAGATGGCTTAAAAATGCTCCCTGTTGTTGTTGGAATGCGAAAAGCATTTTCAAATGCAACAGCTGAAGGGCTTGGAGTTGTAGAAATGCCGGGCGATGCAAAGGCGATTAGTGAAATAAAAGCGCTTCACTCAGCTGTTTTTGGCAAGTAA